From the genome of Nicotiana tabacum cultivar K326 chromosome 17, ASM71507v2, whole genome shotgun sequence:
AGATTTTTCAGTGTACAGTGATTTTGCTGAATTAATTTTGAATGTTGACATGGGAGAGGAAAGGACAGAGGAGACGGTGGCAGCGGCCAATGAGATTAGGATTAGGTTTGGGATTTTTAGTTTGTACGGTGATTTTCTCTtcttgtatttatatgtattcgataaaacatatatttatacattaattttctcttcttatatttagatgtatttatatgcaTTCGATAAGGCATAcactaatttttattttgtacagtgATTTTTGATtgttgtatttagatgtattaaTATGTATTTGAGTTCATACAACAACATTTTTAAATACAttattagttttattattttgatgttattcatcAATTAGTTATGCATTCAATCTaattgtattcatatgtattttcAACCTAACTGTATCCATCTGTATTTAAAACaacaatataatgaaatacagtaaaatactctcaatacaaataaaaatcaatgaatacaacaaatGAAATATACCCAATAAAGCAGCAATACCAAGCATtaggaataaataaaatattgtgaatagaaaattaaaattttttgctttttagccaatttttgctactgtattcatgaatacagtagctcgAATACGTCGAATACATTACCATAACAACTGAAAGGTAGCTACGGAAAGTAATTATGTATACGGTAACTATAGAAAATTAATAAGCACTAAACAATAGtcatttctgaaaattcctcatttTTCAATTACCCGTCCGAAAATTAGTTAGCCTAATGGGTTTGAAGTCTTTTCTTCCCAAACAGTAAGTACTCTAATTCACAATTTTTAATTTGTTCCCAAACAGTAAGTACTCTAATACTTTGAAGTTTGATTCCCCCatattgtagatcgtgtgtaaCTTGGTCTCACCATGAAAAGTTTTAGATAGAGCTATTAAGCTGCTGATGAATTGGTACTTGGTAGACAAGCTATTCGGATATATGTTAGTGGGGCTTAGGCGAAGGGGCAAACAAATATAATCTATTAGCTTAATGGCAGAAAACCAAAACTCTATCCTTATAACACATCCTCACATACATTTAGATCAAATCCAGAGTGTAACAAACTAAGAGTGGACGACTCTCTTTCAATAGAACTGATCGATTATATTAAACATTAAATGGGAATTAGAAAGCAAACACTAACTAAAGTTGGGAAGATTTCAACAGAATTAAGAAGAAACGGGATGAGAAAGACTGATACAGAATTGAGGATGAGAAAATATCAGAAATGTCTTTGCACGTAATTCACGATAGCCTCTAAATATGATACCATGTGTTATTTAACGATAATACCAAGTGCCCTCAGCCTGGATCCCAAATTAACCTTTGTGAAGGCCTAGCCCAATTGTTTCTTCTCAGCTCAACATCTATTACTGTGACATACTTGGTGGTATTCAGCTTATTGGGTTGGTATTGTTTCATAACAATACTCCCTCCCTAAAAAAGAACTTATCCTCAAGGTTCAAGGACAATGATATCATAGTGGCGATGTTCACTGATGGAGCTTGAAGTAACGTTGTGGAACAGTCTACATAGGAAAATGTAATAATCACATCTCCAAAAGTCTCGACAAAGTTACTTGTCCCCAACCATGTTCGTGAGTATTCATATGTAAAGCCTCCACCGCTACTAAGGTATTTGGTCTGCTCACTAGTACTACAAGATGTAGCCTTGGAGATTGCCAATGAAGCCTTTTTTAAATATCTAACTCTACATTTTATAGCAAGTGAACAAAACCGGCCATAATCACGCACTGAATTTGGTCCTCATGGCTTGCTGGGATGTTTTAAATTGTTCAATTATTGTGGTATCCAAATGATGCCAACTGAAAATTGGTAATTCTATTATAAAATAGTCCGACCAACTCAGTTATACAACAGCTACTGGCTCAAAAAGCAACTCTCCTGGTGTATTCCACAACTTTGGATACATTGGTTTCCTTGACAGTAGAGGAAAGCTCATATTGTTTACTACAGTTTGACTGGGCAACTCAACAAAAATAGACGAATCAGTAATATGGGAATGtctaattttacttttcttgtcATCTCAACTCTATCTACCCCAATAATAACTTGCTCGTCATCTCTCCTAAACTCAAAAGGCTCATCTCCATTCTCATCGTCATGGCCCTCCTCGATGAGGTTTGTGCCATCTTGCAACATCCTGGTCAGTTTGACATCTGAGATAGTCTTCCATGAGATCAAGCCAAAGTTTATTTCTGTTGACATGGCAGTAGGCGAGATTGCTCCTCTATAGCTCAAGGTTGGTTTTCTTTTTGTCCCAACGCTATCTTGTGGCATCACGGTCAGCTGACCCTTTTCACCTCTCGCTATATTTTTCACAA
Proteins encoded in this window:
- the LOC142172005 gene encoding peptidyl-prolyl cis-trans isomerase FKBP62-like, which gives rise to MVVDKLDEVELPVLFSHFCSVCSTVVKNIARGEKGQLTVMPQDSVGTKRKPTLSYRGAISPTAMSTEINFGLISWKTISDVKLTRMLQDGTNLIEEGHDDENGDEPFEFRRDDEQVIIGVDRVEMTRKVKLDIPILLIRLFLLSCPVKL